In one Polaribacter sp. ALD11 genomic region, the following are encoded:
- a CDS encoding CusA/CzcA family heavy metal efflux RND transporter, whose product MINKIIDFSINNKFIIGLLTLTIAAAGIWSMTKVPIDAVPDITNNQVQVITQAPNLGTEDIEQIVTYPVEVAMSNLPGVQEIRSVSRFGLSVVTIVFNDDMGTYLPRQLVAEKLNEVQGEIPSGFGEPSMGPISSGLGEIYQYTLEVAPAFKDTYSITDLRTMQDWIVQRQMAMVKGVVEVNAIGGKIKQYEVAVDPDELKAIGVTITDVFEALEANNQNTGGAYIEKNHQANFIRGEGLARSLDDIRKIAVKNTNNIPITIGDIATVQFGAAIRYGAMTQDGTGEVVGGMVMMLKGANSNDVIANVKQRMLEIESSLPEGVTIEPLLDRSKLIAETTTTVSRNLMEGALIVIFVLIFLLGNWRGGLIVASTIPLSLLFAFILMNAFGVWANLMSLGAIDFGIIVDGAVIIVESTVFLIASQILKKKKLTSKERDGVASKASKKMMNAAFFGQLIILIVFLPILALEGIEGKMFKPMALTFIFAMIGAMILCLTYVPMMSALILRAPKSDKKSYGDKFVHWVERKYQPLLEKALKKGKWIVGVAVVLFGITVFMFSKMGGEFIPQLDEGDIAFHAILKPGSSLTETIETTTKIEQIVKAEFPEVKKIVSRIGVAEIPTDPMPMDIADVFVILKPKSEWTSATSKDELIDKIKKAVEIIPGVNYEFSQPIEMRFNELLEGVREDIAIKIYGEDINVLSQKAQEISKIIAGTPGIGDMKAEATTGLPQMTITYNRNKLAQYGLQINTLNQMVQSAFAGGTAGIIFEGEKRFDLVVRLNSANRKDISDIENLYINLPSGAQIPLREVATVSYKSGPMQISRDNTNRRTYVGINVRGRDVKSLVEEIKLKLDAQLELPSGYFIRYGGAFENLERASNRLQTVVPIALLLIFVLIYFALKSLPQTLMIYIAIPMATIGGVVALWLRDMPFSISAGVGFIVLFGVAVLNGLVMVSGLNELKEEGVTNLKDRIIEGTKRRIRPIMLTAFTDVLGFLPMAISASAGAEVQRPLATVVIGGLLTSTLLTLFVLPILYHWVENKTFHFKMNKKAITVTAVFVFIFFLPISSNAQQATDGLQVISLEDAVKLSKENYPSLKESQLEIKKQQLLKSTAFDFGTTQVFTGGEELNNGTGIYTTIGVGQSNIDVFGISSKLKLQEQRIQLAEKAFLLTELDLELQVKKAWVKTLQTKRNYNLYKELDAIYINFEKYVALNYEVEAISKLEYLAAKNQALQIQNKTKEAYSEYIIALQQLNLWFGTDAFYTVSDAFDVVNEIDLNIFKAISHPLYRLSKLKVTEAAANYKVAKAANLPKFNLQGGLQKVNGNSGFYTYQVGISIPFLSGSTKAQIKTAKIDTEIAKTNVLFKQKEVESQLLQTKEKYKKWKTSWTFYKEKVLPLTKEQRKGALFAYKEGEIDYTTFTQLIKEAIQSELEAQKAFINYIESTFELQYFKN is encoded by the coding sequence ATGATTAATAAAATCATTGATTTTTCAATCAATAACAAATTTATAATTGGTTTGCTAACGCTTACCATTGCAGCAGCAGGAATTTGGAGCATGACCAAAGTTCCTATAGATGCTGTGCCAGATATTACAAACAACCAAGTACAAGTAATTACCCAAGCACCTAATTTAGGTACAGAAGACATTGAACAAATAGTTACCTATCCGGTAGAAGTTGCGATGAGCAATTTACCAGGTGTTCAAGAAATTCGTTCTGTTTCTCGTTTTGGCTTATCAGTCGTTACCATTGTTTTTAACGACGATATGGGTACTTATTTACCGCGTCAATTAGTAGCCGAAAAATTAAACGAAGTGCAAGGAGAAATTCCATCCGGATTTGGAGAACCTTCCATGGGGCCTATTTCTTCTGGTTTGGGAGAAATTTATCAATACACACTTGAAGTAGCCCCAGCATTTAAAGACACGTATTCAATAACCGATTTACGAACCATGCAAGATTGGATTGTACAACGTCAAATGGCGATGGTTAAAGGTGTGGTTGAAGTAAACGCCATTGGCGGAAAAATTAAGCAATATGAAGTAGCAGTAGATCCTGATGAATTAAAAGCTATCGGGGTAACCATTACGGATGTTTTTGAGGCATTAGAAGCGAACAACCAAAATACGGGTGGTGCGTATATTGAAAAAAATCATCAAGCTAATTTTATTCGTGGAGAAGGATTGGCAAGAAGCTTAGATGATATCAGAAAGATTGCGGTTAAAAACACGAATAACATTCCGATTACTATTGGAGACATTGCAACGGTTCAATTTGGTGCTGCCATCCGATATGGTGCAATGACCCAAGATGGTACTGGCGAAGTTGTTGGCGGCATGGTAATGATGCTTAAAGGTGCAAATTCTAACGATGTAATAGCTAATGTAAAGCAAAGAATGCTAGAAATTGAAAGTTCTTTGCCAGAGGGTGTTACTATCGAGCCCTTATTAGATCGAAGTAAATTAATAGCCGAAACAACTACTACGGTTTCTAGAAATCTTATGGAAGGCGCATTAATCGTTATTTTTGTGCTGATTTTTCTATTAGGAAATTGGCGTGGTGGTTTAATTGTCGCTTCAACTATTCCGTTGTCTTTATTGTTTGCTTTTATTTTAATGAATGCCTTCGGTGTTTGGGCAAACTTAATGAGTTTAGGTGCTATCGATTTCGGAATTATTGTAGATGGTGCTGTAATTATTGTAGAAAGCACCGTTTTTCTAATAGCTTCACAAATATTAAAAAAGAAGAAATTAACGAGTAAAGAGCGCGATGGTGTTGCTTCAAAAGCATCAAAAAAGATGATGAATGCGGCCTTCTTTGGGCAACTTATTATTCTAATTGTTTTCTTACCAATTCTAGCATTAGAGGGCATTGAAGGAAAAATGTTTAAACCTATGGCGTTGACTTTCATTTTTGCTATGATTGGTGCCATGATTCTTTGTTTAACGTATGTACCAATGATGTCTGCCTTAATTTTAAGAGCTCCAAAATCTGACAAAAAATCGTACGGTGATAAATTTGTACATTGGGTAGAACGCAAATACCAACCATTATTAGAAAAAGCTTTAAAAAAAGGCAAATGGATTGTGGGTGTTGCGGTTGTTTTATTCGGAATTACAGTGTTTATGTTTTCTAAAATGGGAGGTGAGTTTATTCCACAATTAGACGAAGGTGATATTGCATTTCATGCCATTTTAAAACCAGGAAGTTCTCTTACAGAAACTATTGAAACAACCACCAAAATAGAGCAAATTGTAAAAGCGGAATTTCCAGAGGTTAAAAAAATAGTAAGTCGTATTGGTGTTGCAGAAATACCAACAGACCCAATGCCAATGGATATTGCAGATGTTTTTGTAATTCTGAAACCCAAAAGCGAGTGGACTTCTGCTACTTCTAAAGATGAGCTGATCGATAAAATTAAGAAAGCTGTAGAAATTATTCCTGGTGTAAATTATGAATTTAGTCAGCCTATTGAAATGCGTTTTAATGAATTATTAGAAGGTGTAAGAGAAGACATTGCTATTAAAATTTATGGAGAAGACATTAATGTGCTCTCTCAAAAGGCACAAGAAATTTCAAAAATAATAGCAGGAACACCAGGTATTGGAGATATGAAGGCAGAAGCTACCACAGGCTTACCACAAATGACAATTACCTACAATAGAAATAAATTGGCACAATATGGTTTGCAAATAAATACACTGAATCAAATGGTGCAATCTGCATTTGCAGGAGGAACCGCAGGTATTATTTTTGAAGGTGAAAAACGTTTCGATTTAGTAGTGCGTTTAAATTCAGCAAATCGTAAAGACATTTCAGATATAGAAAATTTGTATATCAATTTGCCATCTGGGGCACAAATTCCGCTTCGTGAAGTTGCAACTGTGAGTTACAAGTCGGGGCCGATGCAAATTAGTAGAGACAATACCAACAGAAGAACCTATGTGGGTATTAATGTAAGAGGTCGCGATGTAAAATCGTTAGTAGAAGAAATAAAATTAAAATTAGATGCACAACTAGAGTTGCCTTCTGGTTATTTTATTCGTTACGGAGGCGCTTTTGAGAATTTAGAACGTGCTAGTAATCGTTTACAAACCGTGGTACCAATTGCGTTACTTCTTATTTTTGTATTGATTTATTTTGCCTTAAAATCGTTGCCACAAACGTTAATGATCTACATCGCAATTCCAATGGCAACCATTGGGGGTGTTGTGGCATTATGGCTTAGAGACATGCCTTTTAGTATTTCTGCAGGTGTTGGTTTTATTGTGCTGTTTGGTGTTGCTGTTTTAAACGGATTGGTAATGGTTAGCGGCTTAAATGAATTAAAAGAAGAAGGTGTTACCAATTTAAAAGATCGAATTATCGAAGGTACAAAACGTAGAATCAGACCAATTATGTTAACCGCTTTTACAGATGTTTTAGGTTTTTTACCCATGGCAATTTCAGCATCAGCAGGTGCAGAGGTACAACGTCCTTTAGCAACGGTTGTTATTGGTGGTTTATTAACATCAACATTATTAACCTTGTTTGTTTTACCAATATTATACCATTGGGTAGAAAATAAAACGTTCCATTTTAAAATGAATAAAAAAGCAATTACAGTTACAGCAGTTTTCGTATTTATATTCTTTTTGCCAATTTCTTCAAATGCACAACAAGCTACGGATGGATTGCAAGTGATTTCTCTAGAAGATGCCGTGAAATTATCAAAAGAAAACTATCCGAGTTTAAAAGAAAGTCAGTTAGAAATAAAGAAGCAACAACTATTAAAAAGTACTGCTTTCGATTTTGGAACTACACAAGTTTTTACTGGAGGAGAAGAATTAAATAATGGAACAGGAATTTATACAACCATTGGTGTTGGTCAATCTAATATTGATGTTTTTGGAATTTCATCAAAACTAAAACTACAAGAACAACGGATTCAACTTGCAGAAAAAGCGTTTTTACTCACAGAATTAGATTTAGAATTGCAAGTTAAAAAAGCTTGGGTAAAAACCCTTCAGACGAAAAGGAATTATAATTTGTATAAAGAATTGGATGCTATTTACATTAATTTTGAAAAATATGTAGCATTAAATTATGAAGTGGAGGCTATTTCTAAATTGGAATATTTAGCAGCAAAAAACCAAGCACTACAAATTCAAAATAAAACAAAAGAAGCTTATAGCGAATACATTATTGCGCTACAACAGTTAAATTTGTGGTTTGGTACAGATGCATTTTATACCGTTTCAGATGCGTTTGATGTTGTGAATGAAATAGACTTAAATATTTTTAAAGCCATATCACATCCGTTATATCGTCTTTCTAAACTAAAAGTAACGGAAGCAGCAGCCAATTATAAAGTAGCAAAAGCAGCCAATTTACCAAAGTTTAATTTGCAAGGAGGTTTGCAAAAAGTAAATGGCAACTCAGGGTTTTATACGTATCAAGTTGGTATTTCTATTCCGTTTTTATCTGGTAGTACAAAAGCACAAATTAAAACGGCAAAGATTGATACTGAAATAGCGAAGACAAATGTTCTGTTTAAGCAAAAGGAAGTAGAGTCTCAATTACTGCAAACCAAAGAGAAGTATAAAAAATGGAAAACTTCTTGGACCTTTTATAAAGAGAAAGTGTTGCCGCTTACCAAAGAACAGAGAAAAGGTGCTTTATTTGCTTACAAAGAAGGAGAGATTGATTATACAACCTTTACACAGCTTATAAAAGAAGCCATTCAATCTGAATTAGAAGCACAAAAAGCATTCATAAATTATATCGAAAGTACTTTCGAATTACAATATTTTAAAAATTAA
- a CDS encoding DUF6660 family protein gives MKILTIILSFYLLGLNFAPCGDTAVNKSDINSEISQLIDSDHGHSTIDTCSPFCHCNCCHVHTIAFDILKFKPIKLLMPQLHTKYFDGRNKGYQNSLLQPPRV, from the coding sequence GTGAAAATACTTACAATCATATTGTCTTTTTATTTACTAGGGCTCAACTTTGCACCTTGTGGAGATACGGCTGTAAATAAAAGCGATATCAATTCAGAAATTTCACAATTAATAGATTCAGATCACGGGCATTCTACAATTGATACCTGTTCTCCTTTCTGCCATTGTAACTGCTGTCATGTTCATACAATTGCTTTTGATATTTTAAAGTTTAAGCCTATAAAGCTTTTGATGCCTCAGCTACATACCAAATACTTTGATGGTAGAAACAAAGGGTATCAAAACTCACTATTACAACCACCACGCGTATAA
- a CDS encoding DEAD/DEAH box helicase, protein MPFKKLHLDIKEKLETLEISTPTPFQKASIPVIKSGANLYCIAPKDSGKTTALILTTMQKLKCEEVGVAPRAIVLVENREKVLELNEIFLKYTRHSSLRVYACDDKLHIEVLTSEIFEGVDILIATPKTVCKLLLLEGLNMTQLKIFNIDDAEFLVQKKAYTDLMAITQSIYKCQYVIYSEKINPMLKRLETQFMEYSKTVAI, encoded by the coding sequence ATGCCTTTTAAAAAATTACATTTAGATATAAAAGAGAAGTTAGAAACTCTAGAAATAAGTACACCTACGCCATTTCAAAAGGCGAGTATTCCTGTTATAAAAAGTGGTGCTAATTTGTACTGTATTGCGCCAAAAGATAGTGGTAAAACTACAGCGCTTATTCTTACAACCATGCAAAAGTTAAAGTGTGAAGAAGTTGGCGTTGCGCCAAGAGCCATCGTTTTAGTTGAAAACAGAGAAAAAGTTTTAGAATTAAATGAAATCTTTTTAAAGTACACCAGACATTCTTCTCTTCGTGTATATGCTTGTGATGATAAGTTACATATTGAAGTACTTACCTCAGAAATTTTTGAAGGAGTAGATATTCTTATCGCGACTCCTAAAACGGTTTGTAAGTTGCTTTTATTAGAAGGCCTAAATATGACACAGCTAAAGATTTTTAATATTGATGATGCTGAGTTTTTAGTCCAAAAAAAGGCATATACAGATCTTATGGCAATTACACAGAGTATTTACAAATGCCAGTATGTAATTTATTCTGAAAAAATAAATCCAATGTTAAAACGCTTGGAAACTCAATTTATGGAGTATTCTAAAACAGTAGCAATTTAG
- a CDS encoding thiamine phosphate synthase, producing MIPKLHYISQGNSPKEHLENIQKACSSGAELVQLRLNTVSEKKYLKIATEAREITSHFQTRLILTNNYKIAKEVKADGVHIENTDFCATTALEHLFTWQIIGGTANTLQDCKTLISKKVDYISLSPFRRAETKEEVPTVLGLHGFTAIMDALKTETPIIGAGGIATADVTAILETGISGVAVSEEITKNFDSIKEFNQLLSASAIDEQRHTF from the coding sequence ATGATACCTAAACTACATTATATTTCTCAAGGAAACTCTCCAAAAGAACATCTAGAAAACATTCAAAAAGCATGTTCATCTGGTGCAGAATTAGTACAGTTGCGGTTGAATACTGTTTCAGAAAAAAAATATTTAAAAATTGCAACTGAAGCTCGAGAAATTACTTCTCATTTTCAAACAAGATTAATTTTAACCAATAATTACAAAATAGCAAAAGAAGTAAAGGCAGATGGTGTTCATATAGAAAATACAGATTTCTGTGCTACAACTGCACTAGAGCACTTATTTACTTGGCAAATTATTGGTGGAACCGCAAATACTTTGCAAGATTGTAAGACTTTAATTAGTAAAAAAGTAGATTATATTAGTTTAAGTCCGTTTAGAAGAGCAGAAACCAAAGAAGAAGTACCTACCGTTTTAGGTTTGCATGGCTTTACTGCAATTATGGACGCTTTAAAAACAGAAACTCCAATTATTGGTGCTGGTGGTATTGCTACTGCAGATGTAACTGCTATTTTAGAAACTGGTATTTCTGGAGTTGCAGTATCTGAAGAAATTACCAAAAATTTTGACAGCATTAAAGAGTTTAATCAACTATTAAGCGCATCAGCTATAGATGAACAACGTCATACTTTTTAA
- a CDS encoding mechanosensitive ion channel family protein encodes MKIAHLLYDYLVSTGISEASATYLNMFALLIAVLIISFLIDFIIKKIILQLFSQFALRSKTNFDDLLIKNKVPRNIAHIMPLIFALECVPFVFIDYPYIENIVQKGLEVFTIVLILWIVRSLLSSLKDYLKTVPRLKDKPIDSYIQVFMIFSWTFGILSAFAIITGIEFIKFITTIGAASAVIILIFKDTILGFVASIQVSINDMVRIGDWITFEKYGADGDVTEINLSTVKVQNFDKTITTIPTYALISDSFKNWRGMEDSDGRRIKRSLNINLDSIHYLSKEEVDNFKKIQSITTYLETRQANIDDYNKKNNINKELLLNGRNLTNIGVFRKYIETYIENHSGTNKEMMIMVRQLEPGSQGIPLEIYTFSNDKRWKNYEYIMSDIFDHIIAAVPYFNLEIFELPSNSSFSIQKNNSPS; translated from the coding sequence ATGAAAATTGCTCACCTATTATACGATTATTTAGTATCAACAGGAATTTCAGAGGCATCTGCCACATATCTAAATATGTTTGCTTTACTAATAGCTGTATTAATAATTTCATTTTTAATCGATTTTATCATTAAAAAAATTATTCTACAATTATTTTCGCAGTTTGCTCTTAGAAGTAAAACTAATTTCGATGATTTATTAATAAAAAATAAAGTGCCACGGAATATAGCGCATATCATGCCTTTAATTTTTGCTTTAGAGTGCGTACCCTTCGTGTTTATAGATTATCCGTATATTGAAAATATAGTTCAAAAAGGATTGGAAGTTTTTACAATTGTACTTATACTTTGGATTGTAAGAAGCCTATTAAGTTCTCTTAAAGATTACTTAAAAACAGTACCTCGTTTAAAAGACAAACCTATAGATAGCTACATTCAGGTATTTATGATTTTTTCTTGGACCTTCGGAATTTTATCTGCCTTTGCGATTATTACAGGCATAGAATTTATCAAATTTATTACCACTATTGGAGCTGCTTCGGCAGTAATTATTTTGATTTTTAAGGATACCATATTAGGTTTTGTTGCTAGTATTCAGGTCTCTATTAATGACATGGTAAGAATTGGAGATTGGATTACGTTTGAAAAATATGGTGCAGATGGTGATGTTACCGAAATTAATCTATCTACCGTAAAAGTTCAAAATTTTGATAAAACCATTACTACAATTCCTACATACGCTTTAATTTCTGATTCCTTTAAAAACTGGAGAGGAATGGAAGATTCTGATGGAAGGCGTATTAAAAGATCTTTAAATATTAATTTAGATAGTATTCATTATTTATCTAAAGAGGAAGTAGATAATTTTAAGAAAATTCAATCGATTACCACTTACTTAGAAACTCGTCAGGCAAATATTGACGATTATAACAAGAAAAATAACATCAATAAAGAATTACTTTTAAATGGTAGAAACCTTACCAATATTGGTGTTTTTAGAAAATATATTGAAACTTATATAGAAAATCATTCTGGTACAAATAAAGAAATGATGATTATGGTACGTCAACTAGAACCAGGAAGCCAAGGAATTCCTTTAGAGATTTATACTTTTAGTAATGATAAACGTTGGAAAAATTACGAATACATTATGTCTGATATCTTCGATCATATCATTGCAGCTGTTCCTTATTTTAATTTAGAAATTTTTGAATTGCCTAGTAATTCTAGTTTTTCAATTCAAAAGAATAATTCACCTTCTTAA
- a CDS encoding LLM class flavin-dependent oxidoreductase, with amino-acid sequence MKTKNTAYSILDLALVSDGHTLKETFNNALKLAQHAEAFGYTRYWLAEHHNSPNIGSSATSILIGYVAQGTSTLHIGSGGIMLPNHSPLIIAEQFGTLASLYPNRIDLGLGRAPGTDRQTAQAIRSDFMEAAHSFPQELDKIQKYFSKENATSKVRATVAEGVEVPIYVLGSSTDSAHLAAKKGLPYAFASHFATTHLLEALAIYRNEFQPSKDLKEPYVIAGVNTIISNSDEEAERLSTSLIKMIVGILTGKRDFVQPPTDMTDEFRALLQNPQIHQMLKYSFVGSKATVKPQIAAFIEQTKADEIIAVTNIYDIEDRIRSYELFSEIMKEFS; translated from the coding sequence ATGAAAACTAAAAACACAGCTTATTCCATCTTAGATCTTGCTTTAGTTTCTGATGGTCATACACTAAAAGAAACCTTTAATAATGCCCTAAAATTGGCACAACATGCAGAAGCATTTGGGTACACACGTTATTGGTTGGCAGAACACCATAATTCGCCTAATATTGGTAGTAGTGCAACTTCTATCTTAATAGGATATGTTGCGCAAGGTACAAGTACGCTTCATATTGGTTCTGGTGGTATTATGTTACCGAATCATTCTCCATTAATTATTGCAGAACAATTTGGAACCTTAGCTTCTTTGTATCCTAATCGGATAGATTTGGGTTTAGGAAGAGCACCAGGAACAGACAGACAAACGGCACAAGCAATACGTTCAGACTTTATGGAAGCGGCACATTCTTTTCCACAGGAATTAGACAAAATACAAAAATATTTTTCTAAAGAGAACGCAACTTCAAAGGTACGTGCAACAGTAGCAGAAGGAGTAGAAGTACCAATTTATGTTTTAGGTTCTAGCACAGACAGCGCACATTTGGCGGCCAAAAAAGGATTGCCTTACGCTTTTGCAAGTCACTTTGCAACAACACATTTACTGGAAGCTTTGGCTATTTACAGAAATGAGTTTCAACCCTCAAAAGACTTAAAAGAACCGTATGTAATTGCAGGTGTAAATACAATAATTTCAAATTCAGATGAAGAAGCCGAACGTTTATCAACTTCTTTAATAAAAATGATTGTGGGGATATTAACAGGAAAACGAGATTTTGTACAACCACCAACAGACATGACAGATGAATTTAGAGCATTGTTACAAAACCCTCAAATTCACCAGATGTTAAAATATTCTTTTGTGGGAAGCAAAGCCACTGTAAAACCTCAGATAGCAGCTTTTATAGAGCAAACGAAAGCAGATGAGATTATTGCGGTTACAAATATTTATGATATAGAAGACAGAATTAGGTCTTATGAATTATTTTCTGAAATTATGAAAGAGTTCTCATAA
- a CDS encoding NAD(P)-dependent alcohol dehydrogenase yields the protein MATTTIKAYGATAATEDLKPLAIQRRAVGAEDVKIDITYCGVCHSDIHTVRNDWKGSTYPVVPGHEIIGRVTEVGNGVNNYKVGDLVGVGCLVDSCQTCSSCEQDLEQFCEKGATFTYNSPDKHNEGAQTYGGYATSVVVDEKFVLRIPENLDEAATAPLLCAGITTWSPLSHWKVKEGDKVGVIGLGGLGHMGVKFANALGAHVVMITTSPEKGKDAKRLGAHEVLVSKDADDMKKHQGSFDFILNTIPVGHEMDPYLGLLKIDATMVLVGAVEPLKPFHGGSLIGGRKRIAGSLIGGIKETQEMLDFCGKHNITSDIELIDMQDINTAFKRVTANDVKYRFVIDMKSLK from the coding sequence ATGGCAACTACAACAATAAAAGCATACGGCGCAACAGCCGCAACAGAAGATTTAAAACCTTTAGCAATTCAACGAAGAGCTGTGGGAGCAGAAGACGTTAAAATTGATATTACGTATTGTGGTGTTTGTCATAGTGACATTCATACCGTAAGAAATGATTGGAAAGGATCTACATATCCTGTAGTACCAGGACACGAAATTATTGGTCGTGTAACAGAAGTCGGTAACGGTGTAAACAATTATAAAGTAGGCGATTTAGTAGGTGTAGGTTGTCTGGTAGATTCTTGCCAAACCTGTTCTTCTTGCGAGCAAGATTTAGAACAATTCTGTGAGAAAGGAGCAACATTTACTTACAACAGTCCAGATAAACATAACGAAGGTGCTCAAACTTATGGAGGTTATGCTACGTCTGTAGTTGTTGATGAAAAATTTGTATTACGCATTCCAGAAAATTTAGACGAAGCAGCCACTGCACCTTTATTATGTGCAGGAATTACTACATGGTCTCCATTAAGTCACTGGAAAGTGAAAGAAGGAGATAAAGTTGGTGTAATTGGTTTAGGAGGTTTAGGGCACATGGGCGTAAAGTTTGCAAACGCATTAGGCGCACATGTGGTTATGATTACTACGTCTCCAGAAAAAGGAAAAGATGCAAAAAGATTAGGAGCTCATGAAGTGTTAGTCTCTAAAGATGCAGACGACATGAAAAAGCATCAAGGAAGTTTTGACTTCATCTTAAACACCATTCCTGTTGGTCATGAAATGGATCCTTACTTAGGGTTACTTAAAATTGATGCAACGATGGTTTTAGTGGGGGCAGTTGAGCCTTTGAAACCATTTCATGGAGGAAGTTTAATTGGAGGTCGTAAGCGCATTGCGGGTTCATTAATTGGTGGTATTAAAGAAACGCAAGAAATGTTAGATTTCTGTGGAAAACATAATATTACAAGCGATATCGAATTGATAGATATGCAAGATATTAACACTGCTTTTAAACGTGTTACAGCAAATGATGTGAAGTATCGATTTGTAATTGATATGAAATCACTTAAATAA
- a CDS encoding OsmC family protein, producing MKFTRKASAAWKGSGKEGKGSITTGSKVLDKTQYSFHTRFEDEKKGTNPEELIGAAHAGCFAMQLSFLLNEAKYTATTLDVAATVAFEDGAITKITLNLEGDVPEIDAEEFQQIAHKAKEVCPISKLLNTEIELKVTLKNA from the coding sequence ATGAAATTTACAAGAAAAGCAAGTGCAGCGTGGAAAGGTAGTGGAAAAGAAGGAAAAGGAAGTATTACTACAGGAAGCAAAGTTTTAGATAAAACACAATATTCGTTTCATACACGTTTTGAAGATGAAAAGAAAGGAACCAATCCAGAAGAATTAATAGGAGCAGCACATGCAGGTTGTTTTGCAATGCAATTAAGCTTCTTATTAAACGAAGCTAAATATACAGCAACAACTTTAGATGTAGCTGCTACAGTTGCTTTTGAAGATGGAGCGATTACCAAAATTACTTTAAATTTAGAAGGAGATGTGCCAGAAATTGATGCTGAAGAATTTCAGCAAATAGCACACAAAGCGAAAGAGGTGTGTCCTATTTCAAAATTATTAAACACAGAAATCGAATTAAAAGTCACTTTAAAAAACGCATAA
- a CDS encoding alkene reductase — MSKQHLLTPYHKNINLANRIVMAPMTRSRADNEGNVPTDSLHGLYYEQRASAGLIITEGSQVSKKAVGYIHTAGIYSDEQVEGWKKITKRVHDKGGKIFIQLWHVGRMSHPDFHNGELPFSASAINPNAQSYTPEGFKDTVTPKEMTLEDIKTTVKDFKNAAANAVKAGFDGVEIHSSNGYLFHQFFNNTSNKRTDEYGGSIENKTRFFFEVLDAMKEVIPQEKIGARFNPSLNGLFGMTMDEETIPTFEYIIKKLNDYNLAYVHLSEPFTDVSEVPFAVTEIAKHFRPLYNGTLMINTAFDQEKGNKVIEEGFADLVAYGKPYISNPDLVERFENNLELASWDEDTFYTTGAKGYTDYPNASK; from the coding sequence ACCTATGACGCGTAGTAGGGCAGACAACGAAGGCAACGTACCAACAGACAGTTTACATGGTTTGTATTACGAGCAACGTGCATCGGCAGGTTTAATTATTACAGAAGGTTCGCAGGTTTCTAAAAAAGCGGTTGGTTATATTCATACTGCTGGTATTTATTCTGACGAGCAAGTTGAAGGTTGGAAAAAAATAACAAAACGTGTACACGATAAAGGAGGGAAAATATTTATTCAGTTATGGCATGTAGGTAGAATGTCGCATCCCGATTTTCATAATGGCGAATTGCCCTTTTCAGCTTCAGCAATCAACCCCAACGCACAATCTTATACTCCAGAAGGCTTTAAAGATACGGTTACGCCAAAAGAAATGACTCTTGAAGATATTAAAACTACCGTTAAAGATTTTAAGAATGCTGCAGCAAATGCAGTTAAAGCAGGTTTTGATGGTGTAGAGATACATTCTTCTAACGGGTATTTGTTTCATCAATTCTTCAACAATACTTCTAATAAAAGAACCGATGAATATGGCGGAAGCATAGAAAATAAAACCCGTTTCTTTTTTGAAGTTTTAGATGCGATGAAAGAAGTAATTCCGCAAGAGAAAATAGGCGCACGTTTTAATCCGTCTTTAAATGGTTTATTCGGAATGACGATGGATGAAGAAACGATTCCTACTTTTGAGTATATTATTAAGAAATTAAATGATTATAACTTGGCGTATGTGCACCTTTCGGAACCGTTTACAGATGTTTCTGAAGTTCCGTTTGCTGTAACAGAAATTGCTAAACATTTCCGACCTTTATACAACGGAACCTTAATGATTAATACCGCATTCGATCAAGAAAAAGGAAATAAAGTAATTGAAGAAGGTTTTGCCGATTTAGTTGCTTACGGAAAACCTTATATCTCGAATCCAGATTTAGTAGAACGTTTTGAAAATAATTTGGAATTAGCATCATGGGATGAAGATACGTTCTACACCACAGGAGCTAAAGGATACACAGATTACCCGAATGCTTCAAAATAA